In one Candidatus Nitronereus thalassa genomic region, the following are encoded:
- a CDS encoding DsbA family protein, with amino-acid sequence MIDFSGCLAVWRIRPLRVMWLAFFLVGVALCPGETFAGVEEEIRSLRHDIQEMKKDVEDIKELLEGALKKAPPAKSVSTVGFRGRPMLGRADAPVTIVEFSDYQCPYCQRFATKVFPELKRDYIDTGKVRYVFRDFPLTQIHPQAAKAHEGAHCAGEQGRYWEMHDVLFLNQKDLSVSSLSAYADQIGLEMGAFDACLEGGRHAAAVQADMQAGAQADVRGTPSFIIGRSGSGETITGTIVRGAQPFSTFQQVIQDMEKPMPTKNGQVPPVDD; translated from the coding sequence ATGATCGATTTTTCTGGATGCCTGGCTGTTTGGCGAATTCGGCCTCTTCGAGTAATGTGGTTGGCGTTCTTTCTTGTGGGGGTGGCGCTTTGCCCGGGCGAGACCTTTGCTGGTGTCGAAGAGGAAATTCGGTCGCTTCGCCATGATATACAGGAAATGAAAAAAGATGTTGAAGATATCAAGGAACTGTTAGAAGGTGCGCTGAAGAAGGCTCCCCCAGCCAAGAGCGTTTCGACTGTTGGGTTTCGGGGCCGGCCTATGCTTGGTCGGGCGGATGCGCCGGTAACTATTGTCGAATTTTCTGATTACCAATGCCCATATTGTCAACGTTTTGCGACCAAAGTATTTCCTGAGCTGAAGCGTGATTACATCGATACCGGGAAGGTTCGATATGTTTTTCGGGACTTTCCTTTGACGCAAATCCATCCTCAAGCCGCCAAGGCTCATGAAGGTGCACATTGTGCTGGAGAGCAAGGTCGGTATTGGGAGATGCACGATGTATTATTTCTTAATCAAAAGGATTTGTCCGTCTCGTCCCTTTCCGCCTATGCCGACCAAATAGGACTTGAGATGGGTGCCTTTGACGCTTGTCTGGAAGGCGGCCGCCATGCAGCTGCGGTTCAAGCCGACATGCAAGCTGGAGCCCAGGCCGATGTGCGTGGCACTCCGTCGTTTATTATTGGGAGGAGTGGTTCTGGCGAAACGATTACTGGGACGATCGTTCGTGGGGCACAACCCTTTTCGACGTTCCAACAAGTGATTCAGGACATGGAAAAGCCCATGCCTACGAAAAATGGCCAAGTCCCGCCTGTGGACGATTAG
- a CDS encoding cell division protein ZapA: protein MMNAIEVDIFGQRLALQGDADQQYVHELAQYVEGQMNSIARNLTTSTPTKVAILAAINIADQLFKQESRRQAGEAEVERRADGLLQSIDAQIGGEAIL from the coding sequence ATGATGAACGCTATTGAAGTGGACATTTTTGGGCAAAGATTGGCTCTCCAGGGGGACGCGGATCAGCAGTACGTGCACGAATTGGCACAGTATGTCGAAGGTCAAATGAACTCCATTGCCAGGAATTTGACCACATCCACCCCTACCAAAGTGGCCATTTTGGCAGCGATAAACATTGCGGATCAACTCTTTAAGCAGGAAAGTCGTCGTCAAGCCGGGGAGGCAGAAGTTGAGCGGCGAGCAGATGGTCTGTTGCAGTCTATTGATGCCCAAATCGGCGGTGAAGCCATTCTCTAG
- a CDS encoding pentapeptide repeat-containing protein translates to MANQDHLAILGQGVTAWNAWREENPSIRPDLAHADLTGFCLSQANFTGANLQEANFTGAEATEIHLFSASAQKANFQDAHMPEADCVAVNLQGANLTGVNMEKALLIMANLQNANFSKANLHSSDLRDANFTGANFEDAILDGAELQGTTLQVPCRN, encoded by the coding sequence ATGGCCAATCAGGATCATCTCGCTATTTTGGGACAAGGCGTGACCGCGTGGAATGCATGGCGAGAAGAAAACCCGAGCATTCGTCCGGATTTGGCCCATGCCGATCTGACGGGTTTCTGTTTGTCCCAAGCGAATTTTACAGGGGCCAATTTGCAAGAGGCTAACTTCACTGGGGCGGAAGCCACGGAAATCCATTTATTTAGTGCGAGTGCGCAAAAGGCAAATTTCCAAGACGCACATATGCCCGAGGCTGATTGTGTGGCCGTGAACCTCCAAGGGGCGAATCTGACAGGCGTCAATATGGAAAAAGCATTGTTGATTATGGCCAATTTGCAGAATGCCAACTTTTCGAAGGCGAACCTTCACTCCTCGGATCTTCGCGACGCCAATTTTACCGGTGCGAATTTTGAAGATGCGATTCTGGATGGCGCGGAACTTCAAGGAACGACACTTCAAGTTCCTTGCCGAAATTAG
- a CDS encoding cell division protein ZapB encodes MSLEKLEALEVRVQRLVDMVQHLKQANGLLQEELGRAQERLVQQEAHSQDWEEERTHIRAKIEKVLDNLQFLETPDHELQGVTHDERY; translated from the coding sequence ATGAGTCTGGAAAAATTGGAAGCCTTAGAGGTTAGAGTTCAGCGATTAGTGGATATGGTTCAACACCTAAAACAGGCCAATGGCCTTCTTCAGGAAGAACTGGGGCGGGCTCAAGAGCGTCTTGTTCAGCAGGAGGCCCATTCTCAGGATTGGGAAGAAGAGCGGACCCATATTCGAGCCAAAATTGAGAAGGTATTGGATAATCTGCAGTTCCTTGAGACACCTGATCATGAATTGCAAGGGGTAACCCATGATGAACGCTATTGA
- a CDS encoding HD-GYP domain-containing protein, translated as MAFLPIKNFELRRGLYVRLNGSWFSHPFPTNTFKIRTKKELQILQKLNKVEILFDPERSDPEGVDEELAEETAEPTAEPTAQNIVEGTPEAVKADIPKEAEAKPSVVEASPVKPTATESFNQYCEGFKKVDRAYQEAFRQSKAVMQDLSVGNIEGIQKAHDMVCALGDLLDGPDATTSMLNVMVSNEMGQGMFMHSLNVCALCLMIGKEFDLKEDEMRELALGAIFHDIGELNVPGKILLKRPNLSPSERDTYRQHPRFGKDTVRKFSSFPKSSLNVIYQHHERLDGSGFPMGLKGVEAISLFARIVMVVDRYDDLCNDPDIEKRLTPSEALSHLFVKQKSVFWSEAVVALVRVLGVYPPGSLVLLSNEALGMVVNINITNRLRPLILLYSEEASPYRAQVLDLEDHEEITICQNLRPRDVSREAAEFLNPRHMVNYLVENTPAELAPAPH; from the coding sequence ATGGCGTTCCTTCCCATTAAAAATTTTGAACTACGGAGAGGCCTGTATGTCAGGCTCAATGGTTCGTGGTTTAGCCATCCGTTTCCTACCAATACCTTTAAGATTCGGACCAAGAAAGAATTACAAATTCTTCAAAAATTGAATAAGGTTGAAATCCTTTTTGATCCTGAAAGGTCCGATCCCGAAGGTGTCGATGAGGAACTTGCAGAAGAAACTGCCGAACCCACTGCCGAACCCACTGCCCAGAATATTGTCGAGGGAACTCCTGAAGCTGTAAAGGCCGATATTCCGAAAGAAGCCGAAGCGAAGCCCTCTGTTGTAGAAGCGAGCCCGGTCAAACCGACAGCCACCGAATCCTTTAACCAATATTGTGAAGGATTTAAAAAAGTCGATCGTGCCTACCAAGAAGCCTTTCGACAAAGTAAAGCGGTCATGCAAGATTTGAGTGTTGGAAATATCGAAGGCATTCAAAAAGCTCATGACATGGTTTGTGCCCTGGGGGATTTACTTGATGGTCCTGATGCCACGACTTCTATGCTCAATGTGATGGTGTCTAATGAGATGGGTCAGGGCATGTTCATGCATTCGCTGAATGTGTGTGCCTTGTGCCTGATGATTGGGAAAGAATTTGATTTGAAAGAGGACGAGATGCGCGAGTTGGCATTAGGGGCGATCTTTCATGATATTGGTGAACTCAATGTTCCCGGGAAGATTTTATTAAAGCGTCCCAATCTTAGTCCCAGTGAACGTGATACCTATCGTCAGCATCCACGGTTTGGCAAAGATACGGTGCGCAAATTTTCCAGCTTTCCCAAATCGAGTTTAAATGTGATTTACCAGCATCATGAGCGGCTGGATGGGTCGGGGTTTCCTATGGGGCTGAAAGGCGTAGAGGCGATTAGCTTATTCGCACGAATTGTGATGGTCGTCGATCGCTATGATGATTTATGCAACGATCCGGACATCGAAAAGCGGCTGACACCATCCGAGGCTCTTTCCCATTTGTTTGTAAAACAAAAATCGGTATTTTGGTCAGAAGCGGTGGTGGCCCTGGTTCGTGTGTTGGGTGTCTATCCTCCGGGATCCTTAGTGCTCCTGAGTAATGAGGCTCTTGGGATGGTCGTAAATATCAATATCACCAATCGTCTTCGACCGCTGATTCTTCTCTATTCGGAGGAGGCATCACCCTATCGAGCCCAGGTGCTTGATCTTGAAGACCATGAGGAGATCACCATTTGCCAAAACCTTCGACCCCGTGATGTCTCGCGAGAGGCTGCCGAATTTTTAAATCCACGCCATATGGTAAATTATCTGGTGGAAAATACCCCAGCCGAGTTAGCTCCAGCACCGCACTGA
- a CDS encoding transglycosylase SLT domain-containing protein, which translates to MFEEHLKEMTHILSSIRLPIFAAAIGGILLIVLLSGAQPLPEPPVPEMGCPSAEECFNNAILLVDRTPQDFAVHRTNFQQVQRQYPQSVWGKRAGLRLGYLLLEVNPQEAIPYLREAERNFPLLQDYIRVWMAQALRETDSSQEAAATFESVLEKDPESLLKTSVFYGGGLAWQKAGHCHHAVPHLQRALSLGPDSDDAPQALQAIADCGRKLENSTLVIDSLRELWVRYPLSPEAKTIQELLEKNDGLEGSWEPSLGDYFQRAETYYGQAQFELAIGDLKRFLKGRPARPGREKGQWKLAMAHVRLKQYPKASQLFAKLSEGQSSYRGQATEWLARVYLRQGKGGELIALSQLPLSGLKSNERSQIQWMCGIWYEDQGDIERAVQAYQRAADLAGSSRTRFEAWWRQGWLLYQHGQFQPALQVFERILQNSNDQRWAAKAQYWAGRTLANLGLNDQAQEYYRRVSQEWPMTYYGQLAQSRLASLPITSVVGESSLDPGPEVSENTRQLLEKDRHFQKAQELALLGLMSEAASELLHVGKSYQSREDALYEIAIQLEKVRAYDQSLLIARRHFNVSVEQRRFSRSSGIWSVAYPGGYLPTIQRFADSRVDPYLIAGIIREESLYNTQALSPVGAIGLMQLMPTTAERVARKVGFSSFKREDLFSGEINIQLGVQYVSQLLGEYEGKNIPVIAAYNAGPNAVKRWLDKNGHREADEFVELISYKETRRYVKRVLTSYHVYRDLYSTRCSGSSLDKVC; encoded by the coding sequence ATGTTTGAGGAACATCTCAAGGAAATGACCCACATCCTATCCTCAATTCGTCTGCCCATATTTGCTGCCGCGATTGGTGGCATACTGCTCATAGTTCTGTTGTCTGGTGCGCAACCCTTGCCTGAGCCACCAGTTCCAGAGATGGGTTGTCCTTCCGCGGAGGAATGCTTCAATAATGCGATTCTGTTGGTAGATCGTACGCCACAAGATTTTGCGGTCCATCGCACAAATTTCCAGCAAGTTCAGCGTCAATATCCACAATCTGTATGGGGAAAACGGGCTGGTCTTCGATTGGGATACCTTCTACTTGAGGTCAACCCGCAGGAAGCCATTCCATACCTTCGAGAGGCAGAAAGGAACTTTCCGCTACTGCAGGACTATATTCGGGTATGGATGGCTCAAGCCTTACGCGAGACGGATTCCAGCCAAGAAGCTGCTGCCACATTCGAGTCGGTCCTGGAAAAAGACCCTGAATCACTCTTAAAAACATCGGTATTCTATGGAGGAGGATTGGCGTGGCAGAAAGCCGGTCATTGTCACCATGCAGTCCCCCATCTTCAGCGGGCGCTTTCCCTTGGTCCCGACTCGGATGATGCGCCCCAAGCCCTACAGGCGATAGCGGATTGTGGCAGGAAGTTGGAAAACTCCACCTTGGTGATCGACTCCCTTCGTGAGCTTTGGGTTCGTTATCCCCTTTCCCCGGAAGCCAAAACGATTCAGGAGCTTCTTGAAAAAAACGATGGGCTTGAGGGTTCCTGGGAACCGTCGTTAGGAGACTATTTTCAACGGGCTGAAACCTATTATGGCCAAGCTCAATTTGAACTAGCCATTGGTGATCTGAAACGATTTCTTAAGGGTCGTCCCGCTAGGCCAGGTCGAGAGAAGGGGCAATGGAAATTAGCCATGGCCCATGTTCGTCTCAAGCAATATCCCAAAGCCAGTCAACTCTTTGCCAAGTTGTCGGAGGGCCAATCATCCTATCGTGGGCAGGCGACCGAATGGTTGGCACGCGTGTATCTTCGTCAAGGAAAGGGCGGGGAGCTCATTGCCTTAAGTCAATTGCCCTTGTCTGGTCTCAAGTCAAATGAACGGTCTCAAATCCAATGGATGTGCGGGATTTGGTACGAAGACCAAGGGGACATTGAGCGCGCTGTGCAGGCTTATCAACGTGCGGCCGACCTGGCTGGATCCTCTCGAACCCGTTTTGAGGCCTGGTGGAGGCAAGGATGGTTGCTGTATCAGCATGGTCAATTTCAACCGGCGCTTCAGGTGTTTGAAAGAATTCTTCAAAATAGCAATGACCAGCGGTGGGCCGCGAAGGCGCAATATTGGGCTGGTCGGACCTTGGCTAACCTTGGGCTGAATGATCAGGCGCAGGAGTATTATCGCCGAGTCTCTCAAGAGTGGCCTATGACTTATTATGGGCAATTAGCTCAAAGCCGGTTGGCGTCGTTGCCGATTACCTCGGTAGTGGGAGAGTCCAGCCTTGATCCTGGACCTGAAGTGTCTGAAAACACTCGCCAACTTTTGGAAAAAGATCGGCACTTTCAAAAAGCGCAAGAGTTGGCCCTCCTTGGGTTGATGTCGGAGGCTGCCAGTGAGTTGTTACATGTTGGGAAATCTTATCAGTCGAGAGAGGACGCCTTGTATGAAATTGCCATCCAGTTGGAAAAAGTCCGAGCCTATGATCAGTCGCTTCTCATTGCCCGTCGGCATTTCAATGTTTCCGTTGAGCAGAGGCGTTTTTCTCGATCCTCGGGAATATGGTCTGTGGCGTATCCCGGGGGATACCTTCCCACGATTCAGCGCTTTGCCGATTCCCGGGTCGATCCATATTTGATTGCAGGAATTATCCGAGAAGAAAGTTTGTATAACACCCAAGCCCTTTCCCCGGTTGGGGCCATTGGTCTTATGCAACTCATGCCGACGACTGCCGAGCGCGTGGCTCGGAAGGTGGGGTTTTCCTCTTTCAAACGAGAGGATTTATTTTCCGGGGAGATCAATATTCAGTTGGGTGTTCAGTATGTCAGCCAATTACTTGGGGAATATGAAGGAAAAAATATTCCTGTCATTGCTGCCTATAATGCCGGTCCAAATGCGGTGAAACGCTGGCTGGATAAAAATGGCCATCGGGAGGCAGACGAATTTGTGGAACTCATTTCTTATAAGGAAACTCGCAGATATGTGAAACGTGTTTTGACCAGCTATCATGTATATCGTGACCTCTATTCTACTAGATGTAGTGGCTCTTCTCTTGACAAGGTGTGTTGA
- a CDS encoding EAL and HDOD domain-containing protein: protein MSVADATAESSQTANQVMVGRQPIFDQNLQVIGYELLYRDSHMNAATFSDGDAVTARVMLNTFLEIGLEQMVGSHLAFINLTTRFLRDNLCDDLPKDRVVLEVLENIPMDDNIVEAMKRLSAEGFSLALDDFEYREELRPMVEHAHMVKLDVMALGPKRLQQDVAILRQFPVKLLAEKIESQEIFDWCKKLGFDYYQGYFFCKPKIIEGKRIPPNQIAILSLLSKLQNPETEMAEVEEIIKQDVSLSYKVLRYVNSAFFALPKKIDSIGQAACLVGLARLKTWATLLVMAGLDQKPMELILIALIRGKMCEEVAKALNEREVDEFFTVGLFSVLDALFDKPMTEVLSMVELSQPIHAALVEKEGQLGKVLQCVLAYEQCEWRGVQGLGLEIPTLQKSYFQSMAWLGSIAPLIKE from the coding sequence ATGTCGGTCGCCGACGCTACTGCCGAGTCCAGCCAAACTGCCAACCAGGTTATGGTGGGTCGCCAACCTATTTTCGATCAGAACCTACAGGTCATTGGGTACGAACTCTTGTATCGAGACAGCCATATGAATGCGGCCACATTTTCCGACGGGGATGCCGTGACGGCTCGGGTCATGCTCAATACCTTCTTGGAAATTGGTCTGGAGCAGATGGTTGGTTCTCATTTAGCCTTCATCAATCTGACGACACGATTTTTGCGTGATAATCTTTGTGATGATTTACCCAAAGACCGTGTGGTATTGGAAGTCCTGGAAAATATTCCCATGGATGATAATATCGTTGAGGCCATGAAACGGTTGTCTGCGGAAGGATTTTCCCTGGCGCTAGATGATTTCGAGTATCGTGAAGAACTCCGTCCCATGGTCGAACATGCACATATGGTCAAGTTGGATGTCATGGCGCTTGGCCCGAAACGTCTCCAGCAGGATGTGGCTATTTTGCGACAGTTTCCAGTGAAACTGTTGGCTGAAAAGATTGAATCACAGGAGATTTTTGATTGGTGCAAGAAGTTAGGGTTTGATTATTACCAAGGCTACTTTTTCTGTAAACCGAAGATCATTGAAGGAAAGCGAATTCCCCCCAATCAAATTGCGATTCTATCCCTCTTATCCAAACTTCAAAACCCTGAAACTGAAATGGCCGAGGTCGAGGAAATTATCAAACAGGACGTTTCGCTAAGTTATAAAGTGTTGCGGTATGTGAACTCGGCATTTTTCGCTCTCCCCAAAAAAATCGATTCTATTGGTCAGGCGGCTTGTCTGGTGGGTCTGGCTCGTCTCAAAACCTGGGCTACCTTGTTGGTGATGGCCGGGTTGGATCAGAAACCTATGGAGTTAATACTTATTGCGCTGATACGCGGAAAGATGTGTGAAGAGGTGGCCAAGGCGCTCAATGAACGTGAGGTGGATGAATTTTTTACCGTCGGTCTGTTTTCCGTGCTTGATGCTTTGTTTGATAAACCCATGACTGAAGTGTTGAGTATGGTTGAACTTTCACAACCCATTCATGCTGCTTTAGTGGAGAAAGAGGGGCAGTTGGGAAAAGTCCTTCAATGTGTGTTGGCCTATGAGCAGTGTGAGTGGAGGGGGGTGCAAGGATTAGGGTTGGAGATTCCCACATTGCAAAAATCGTATTTTCAATCCATGGCCTGGTTAGGTAGCATCGCTCCACTGATAAAAGAGTAA
- the pyrF gene encoding orotidine-5'-phosphate decarboxylase, whose product MSTINAHDRLMVALDVPDLGGAEMLLDQLQDSVRVVKIGLELFTGVGPAIVRLAQDRGYRVFLDLKFFDIGETVKRATALVADLGVQFLTVHAHRKTMQAAMAGRGETPELKILAVTVLTNFDIEDVQESGSPWTISELVVARAKAAAEVGCYGVVASGQEPKAIRQAVGESLAIVTPGVRPVGTATHDQARVTTPSQAIEQGANYLVVGRPIRDAADPQLAAREIISEMQAAFNRRIS is encoded by the coding sequence TTGTCTACCATTAATGCTCATGATCGGTTAATGGTGGCATTGGATGTCCCAGATCTTGGCGGAGCGGAGATGCTGCTCGACCAGCTTCAAGATTCCGTACGAGTAGTCAAAATTGGGTTGGAATTGTTTACCGGTGTCGGGCCTGCGATCGTCAGGCTAGCCCAGGATCGAGGCTACCGAGTATTTTTGGATCTCAAATTTTTCGATATCGGGGAGACGGTCAAACGAGCCACGGCCCTGGTGGCAGACCTCGGTGTGCAATTTCTTACCGTGCATGCCCACCGAAAAACCATGCAAGCGGCCATGGCTGGGAGAGGAGAAACTCCAGAGTTAAAAATTTTGGCTGTCACCGTGCTCACGAATTTTGATATCGAAGATGTGCAAGAAAGTGGATCGCCTTGGACCATTTCAGAATTAGTCGTCGCCCGCGCCAAGGCCGCGGCTGAGGTGGGTTGTTATGGGGTTGTGGCTTCGGGGCAAGAGCCCAAGGCTATCCGGCAAGCAGTGGGGGAATCGTTAGCCATCGTGACACCCGGCGTTCGACCTGTGGGGACGGCTACTCATGATCAGGCCAGGGTCACGACACCCAGTCAGGCTATTGAGCAAGGGGCCAATTATTTAGTAGTAGGCCGGCCCATTCGGGATGCAGCGGATCCTCAATTGGCGGCACGGGAGATTATCTCTGAAATGCAAGCGGCCTTTAATCGCCGTATTTCCTAG
- the rny gene encoding ribonuclease Y — protein MTTSFVLSIAAGILGLLLGFVLNGVVQRNRLEAQRREVEEQVRQLTVSAEREAENITKEAKIEAKDLLFQAKAELEKKEKDKRGELSSLEKRLIQREETLERKIANTDRKDEEFRKRDRALDQREESLKKKEQVCEQTVREHREALERVAGLTMEDAKRQLLAEIESEARLEATGLTKRILDEARETADREAREIVTNSIQRITRDYVNEATISVVPLASEGMKGRIIGREGRNIRALEAATGVDLIVDETPEAVIVSGFDPLRREVAKVSLERLMADGRIHPTRIEEVVEKVKSELDKLMREEAEKVIFEVGLSDFHPEIVKLLGRLRYRTSYGQNNLYHAREASYICGIMAAELGLDIKLAKRGALLHDIGKVVSHEEEGTHAMLGAEMAKKYGESEKIVNAIAAHHEQVEPICPESVLVAAAEALSAARPGARRETLEAYVKRLEKLESLATDFGGVDKAYAIQAGREVRVIVRQGELSDNEAFRLSRDLSKKIEQEMTYPGQIKVTVIRESRYVEFAK, from the coding sequence ATGACAACGTCATTCGTATTATCAATTGCTGCGGGGATCCTCGGTTTGTTGCTGGGGTTTGTCCTGAATGGAGTGGTCCAGCGAAATCGATTGGAAGCCCAACGGCGGGAAGTCGAGGAGCAGGTCCGGCAGCTCACTGTTTCTGCCGAACGTGAGGCTGAGAACATTACCAAAGAAGCCAAAATCGAAGCGAAAGATCTTTTATTTCAAGCCAAGGCTGAACTGGAAAAAAAGGAGAAGGACAAACGGGGAGAATTGAGTTCCCTGGAAAAGCGGTTGATTCAGCGCGAGGAAACTCTCGAGCGAAAAATTGCCAATACTGATCGAAAAGACGAGGAATTTCGCAAGCGCGATCGTGCCTTGGATCAACGTGAAGAATCCTTAAAGAAAAAAGAGCAGGTCTGTGAGCAGACAGTGCGTGAGCATCGTGAGGCTCTGGAGCGGGTCGCTGGGTTGACGATGGAAGACGCGAAGCGTCAATTGTTGGCGGAGATTGAAAGCGAGGCCAGACTTGAAGCCACCGGGCTCACGAAACGCATTCTGGATGAAGCGCGTGAAACGGCGGATCGGGAAGCTCGGGAAATAGTGACCAATTCGATTCAGCGGATTACTCGAGATTATGTTAATGAGGCCACGATTTCTGTCGTCCCGCTGGCTAGTGAAGGGATGAAAGGGCGAATTATTGGACGGGAAGGCCGCAATATCCGAGCATTGGAGGCGGCCACGGGCGTTGATCTCATTGTCGATGAAACTCCGGAAGCCGTAATTGTGTCGGGTTTTGATCCGCTCCGTCGTGAAGTGGCGAAGGTATCCTTAGAACGGTTAATGGCGGATGGACGAATTCATCCGACTCGTATTGAAGAGGTCGTGGAAAAAGTTAAAAGCGAACTTGATAAACTGATGCGTGAGGAAGCGGAGAAGGTGATATTTGAAGTGGGGCTTTCCGACTTTCATCCAGAGATCGTGAAGTTATTAGGTCGATTGCGGTATAGAACCAGTTATGGGCAAAACAATCTTTATCATGCACGAGAAGCCTCCTACATCTGTGGGATAATGGCCGCAGAGCTTGGCTTGGATATTAAACTTGCCAAACGAGGGGCCTTGCTCCATGACATTGGTAAGGTGGTGAGTCATGAGGAAGAGGGTACACATGCCATGTTAGGGGCCGAGATGGCCAAAAAATATGGCGAGTCTGAAAAGATTGTGAATGCGATAGCGGCTCACCATGAACAAGTTGAGCCGATTTGTCCGGAATCCGTGCTGGTGGCGGCGGCCGAGGCCTTGTCGGCCGCACGTCCCGGGGCACGACGGGAAACGCTAGAAGCCTACGTCAAGCGGCTAGAAAAATTGGAATCTCTCGCCACAGATTTTGGAGGCGTGGATAAGGCGTATGCGATTCAAGCTGGGCGAGAAGTCAGGGTGATCGTTCGTCAGGGTGAGCTTTCTGATAATGAGGCGTTTCGTTTATCTCGTGATCTCTCGAAAAAAATAGAACAAGAGATGACCTATCCCGGACAAATCAAGGTTACAGTAATCCGGGAAAGCCGGTATGTCGAGTTTGCAAAATAA
- the rpsT gene encoding 30S ribosomal protein S20, translated as MPVVHTSAIKRARQSIKRHQRNKAILHGAKTVAKKVKVAVAENNPELAQTLLREATSTIAKAVTKGSLHRKTASRKISRLAKSVNSAAPKS; from the coding sequence ATGCCAGTTGTTCATACATCGGCGATTAAACGGGCCCGGCAATCAATTAAACGGCATCAACGAAACAAAGCCATTTTACACGGCGCCAAAACGGTCGCGAAAAAAGTTAAAGTCGCGGTAGCGGAAAATAATCCAGAATTAGCTCAAACCCTGCTCCGAGAAGCAACGTCAACGATCGCAAAGGCCGTCACCAAAGGATCGCTGCATCGCAAAACCGCTTCTCGAAAAATTTCCCGACTCGCCAAAAGCGTGAACTCCGCCGCTCCTAAGTCGTAA
- a CDS encoding TIGR00282 family metallophosphoesterase translates to MVILFIGDIVGEPGRRVIANKLQKVVSAHHVDLIFGNGENAAGGFGITAELADDLFDLGLSVITTGNHAWDKKETLDYIKKEPRLLRPANYPEGAPGKGTLVLDLPSGGTVGILQVMGRAFMPILDCPFQVARREVAKLREQTKTIIVDMHAETTSEKMAMGHFLDGQVTAVVGTHTHVQTADEQVLPKGTAYLTDIGMTGPVHSVIGFKKDLVIEKFLTQMPRRFEVATGPGMLQAALIEFDPNTGKAVDIRRVREFD, encoded by the coding sequence GTGGTTATTCTTTTTATTGGTGATATTGTTGGTGAACCTGGTCGTCGTGTCATCGCCAATAAATTGCAAAAAGTCGTTAGTGCGCATCATGTTGATCTGATATTTGGCAACGGCGAAAATGCGGCAGGGGGATTTGGAATTACTGCTGAATTAGCCGATGATCTCTTCGATTTAGGCTTGTCCGTGATTACCACAGGGAACCATGCTTGGGATAAAAAGGAAACCCTCGATTATATTAAAAAAGAGCCCCGTCTATTACGTCCTGCAAATTATCCGGAGGGAGCACCTGGAAAGGGCACGTTAGTACTTGATCTACCGAGTGGGGGAACGGTAGGTATTCTTCAAGTCATGGGCCGTGCGTTTATGCCGATCCTGGATTGTCCGTTCCAAGTCGCTAGGCGTGAGGTGGCGAAATTACGAGAACAAACGAAGACTATAATCGTGGATATGCATGCCGAAACCACCTCAGAAAAAATGGCTATGGGACATTTTTTAGATGGTCAAGTCACGGCGGTCGTAGGCACTCATACTCATGTTCAAACCGCTGATGAGCAAGTCCTGCCTAAAGGGACGGCCTATCTCACGGATATTGGAATGACCGGGCCGGTTCATTCCGTGATTGGATTTAAGAAAGATCTAGTGATCGAAAAATTTCTCACACAAATGCCTCGTCGATTTGAAGTGGCCACTGGGCCAGGCATGCTCCAGGCGGCGCTCATTGAGTTTGACCCCAATACGGGGAAGGCGGTGGATATTCGTCGTGTGAGAGAGTTTGACTAA